In the genome of Leucobacter luti, one region contains:
- the hemB gene encoding porphobilinogen synthase: MTFTPAIRPRRLRRTPALRRLVAETRIHPAELILPVFVREGLVTPRPITAMPGVQQHTIDSVRRAAVEAAEAGLGGIMLFGVPETRDARGSAADDPNGILNAATAAVASEVGDALVVQTDLCLDEFTDHGHCGVLDASGAVDNDATLDRYCATAIAQAEAGSALLGLSGMMDGQVAAVRDALDAAGHHGTGVLAYSAKYASAFYGPFREAVDSQLSGDRRSYQQDPANRREGAREAELDIAEGADVVMVKPAMSYLDVLSDVAAFSPVPVWAYQVSGEAAMIEAAAANGWIDRRGAVLESLTSIKRAGADAILSYFATEVARWLR, translated from the coding sequence ATGACGTTTACCCCAGCGATTCGGCCCCGGCGCTTGCGTCGCACTCCGGCGCTCCGGCGCCTCGTGGCAGAGACCAGGATTCACCCGGCTGAGCTGATCCTGCCCGTGTTTGTGCGTGAAGGCCTCGTGACTCCGCGTCCAATCACGGCGATGCCCGGCGTTCAGCAGCACACAATCGACTCGGTCCGACGAGCCGCGGTCGAGGCCGCGGAGGCCGGACTGGGCGGCATCATGCTGTTCGGTGTTCCGGAGACGCGTGACGCGCGCGGCTCGGCCGCGGATGATCCGAACGGGATCTTGAACGCTGCCACTGCTGCGGTCGCAAGCGAGGTGGGGGATGCGCTTGTGGTGCAGACCGACCTGTGCCTCGACGAGTTCACCGATCACGGCCACTGTGGGGTGCTTGATGCCTCTGGCGCTGTGGACAACGATGCGACGCTGGATCGCTATTGCGCCACCGCGATCGCGCAGGCGGAGGCCGGTTCTGCGCTGCTCGGGCTCTCTGGGATGATGGACGGCCAGGTGGCTGCGGTGCGCGATGCGCTCGATGCTGCCGGACACCATGGCACCGGGGTGCTCGCCTACTCTGCCAAGTACGCGTCTGCGTTCTACGGCCCGTTCCGCGAGGCAGTTGATTCACAGCTGAGCGGAGACCGGCGCAGCTACCAACAGGATCCCGCGAACCGCCGCGAAGGCGCGCGCGAGGCCGAACTCGATATCGCTGAGGGCGCCGATGTGGTGATGGTCAAGCCAGCGATGAGCTATCTCGACGTACTGTCCGATGTGGCTGCCTTCAGCCCGGTGCCCGTGTGGGCCTACCAGGTCTCCGGTGAGGCGGCGATGATCGAGGCTGCTGCAGCCAACGGCTGGATTGATCGGCGCGGCGCGGTGCTCGAATCCCTCACGAGTATCAAACGCGCGGGGGCCGATGCCATTCTGAGCTACTTTGCGACCGAGGTCGCGAGGTGGCTGCGATGA
- the hemC gene encoding hydroxymethylbilane synthase, giving the protein MPARNGLLRIGTRGSRLAIAQTTTVAETVAAATGCEVALVTITTHGDVSRESLAQLGGTGVFVSALREALMAGECDLAVHSLKDLPTGPCAGIATGAIPQRADARDALCARDGLTLAQLPAGANVGTGSPRRAAQLLAARPDISVHDLRGNVDTRLGRVSADLDAVVLAAAGLDRSGLAAAITERFDLATVPTAPGQGALGIECRDTDRGRDPYAAAFAALDDPETHACAVAERSLLSALEAGCAAPVGAAAALHDGVLTLSATVYRLDGGAQLTVEQSSGWTLGDAQTPSLSAQRPHANFSNVAPRRSPRWGARGDGADPRPAEPARRSTDCRAARRTSWRARGRRDSGTRRHPVVVPLIEARPPADPEPLRTALAAWHSGSYDWLVVTSAAGAAAIGEAGAAPVPGCGIAAVGPVTAAALSTRGLSPTLSPAHAFTGAALGAALVAELSAGEHCESARVLLAVAEAAGVDFESALRAAGHEVDRVAAYRTVPTAVDPAAERAAADADVILLTSGSVVREVAARLAPVPATTLLVAIGPPTASAASAELRPPDIVAARHTVSGMLDALGLYLAAQDPSSPSHSDSDSGSDPGPDSAAPIHRTTGDPA; this is encoded by the coding sequence GTGCCTGCACGCAACGGGCTGCTCCGGATCGGCACTCGTGGGAGCCGCCTCGCGATCGCTCAGACCACGACCGTCGCCGAGACCGTCGCCGCTGCGACAGGCTGCGAGGTTGCCCTCGTGACGATCACGACCCACGGCGATGTCTCGCGTGAGTCGCTCGCGCAGCTCGGCGGCACCGGTGTCTTCGTGAGTGCGCTGCGTGAGGCGCTCATGGCGGGCGAATGCGACCTCGCCGTGCACTCGCTTAAAGATTTGCCGACGGGACCGTGTGCCGGGATTGCGACCGGCGCGATCCCGCAGCGCGCCGACGCGCGCGACGCACTGTGTGCACGGGACGGCCTCACCCTCGCCCAACTTCCTGCCGGAGCGAATGTAGGTACTGGATCCCCGCGCCGCGCCGCGCAACTGCTCGCCGCGCGCCCCGATATCAGTGTGCACGACTTGCGCGGCAACGTCGACACCAGACTCGGCCGCGTGAGTGCCGATCTTGATGCGGTCGTGCTAGCAGCCGCTGGGCTTGACCGCTCGGGGCTCGCTGCCGCGATCACGGAGCGCTTCGACCTTGCCACCGTCCCGACAGCGCCTGGCCAGGGGGCACTCGGGATCGAGTGTCGTGACACTGACCGGGGTCGGGATCCCTACGCCGCCGCGTTCGCCGCGCTCGATGATCCGGAGACTCATGCATGCGCCGTGGCTGAGCGTTCGCTGCTGTCAGCGCTCGAAGCTGGCTGTGCAGCACCGGTCGGGGCAGCTGCAGCACTCCACGACGGGGTCCTCACCCTGAGCGCGACCGTGTACCGCCTCGATGGTGGCGCGCAGCTGACCGTCGAGCAGTCTTCTGGCTGGACTCTGGGGGACGCACAGACCCCCTCGCTCTCGGCGCAGCGGCCGCACGCGAACTTCTCGAACGTGGCGCCGCGGCGCTCGCCCCGCTGGGGAGCGCGCGGTGATGGCGCGGACCCAAGACCCGCGGAGCCCGCTCGCCGGTCTACGGATTGTCGTGCCGCGCGGCGGACCAGCTGGCGCGCGCGCGGCCGCCGGGATTCAGGCACGCGGCGGCACCCCGTCGTCGTACCGTTGATCGAGGCGCGACCGCCAGCCGATCCTGAACCGTTGCGCACCGCGCTCGCCGCCTGGCACAGCGGGTCCTACGATTGGCTCGTCGTGACGAGCGCTGCGGGGGCCGCGGCGATTGGGGAAGCGGGCGCCGCCCCGGTGCCGGGCTGCGGGATCGCGGCCGTCGGCCCGGTGACCGCGGCCGCGCTCTCGACCCGCGGTCTCTCGCCGACGCTCAGCCCCGCACATGCCTTCACCGGCGCAGCGCTCGGGGCGGCCTTGGTCGCCGAACTCTCCGCGGGCGAGCACTGTGAATCCGCGCGGGTGCTCCTCGCAGTCGCCGAGGCAGCAGGAGTTGACTTCGAATCAGCGCTTCGCGCGGCCGGCCATGAGGTCGACCGTGTTGCTGCATATCGCACCGTGCCGACGGCGGTTGATCCCGCAGCCGAGCGGGCCGCAGCTGACGCTGATGTGATCCTGCTGACGAGCGGATCGGTGGTTCGCGAAGTCGCCGCACGCCTCGCCCCAGTGCCTGCCACGACACTGCTTGTCGCGATCGGACCGCCGACCGCGAGCGCGGCCTCCGCCGAGCTCCGTCCGCCCGATATCGTGGCGGCGCGTCACACCGTGAGCGGAATGCTTGACGCGCTGGGACTGTATCTCGCGGCGCAGGACCCGAGCTCGCCTTCACACTCAGACTCAGACTCAGGCTCAGACCCAGGCCCAGACTCAGCCGCACCCATTCACCGCACTACAGGAGATCCCGCATGA
- a CDS encoding NAD(P)/FAD-dependent oxidoreductase — protein MPDDRAGGRHVAVVGGGVSGLVLARDLAQAGVRVTVFEAAERCGGRIQAADIRGTAIIDIGAEAFATRGGAVAALLGELGLADRVIRPAPLGSWLVAGSDGAAVPLPPAGAMGIPAAPLGRDARRALGLAGSVRAALEPLLPARVGSGSTTLAQLVRVRAGKAVLDRLVRPVTLGVSSAAPELIPLTSTRALTAEYARTGSLIRAAGRLRDSAAAAGGAVASLRGGMSELITALVADCVAAGVTIRTSAPIHSLTDVGDALESSESAAPAGTPGAWGPTDIVLAVPELAARAILGHPVAEIVTTPVEVIALALAADHPAVRPLAEAPRGTGALVTAGGPNDVITAKAVTHITRKWPDADRNGPVGASSAGMEIVRLSYGRAGSSPETAALDDAAAQRLALRDASRLLGTELPNTAVLGFTRQSWGMPVHGDRPKPQPPAGVHLLGDWISGVGLATLIPAARELAQQLMRAPVSPSARFTGAPRPHHQISERH, from the coding sequence ATGCCCGATGACCGTGCGGGCGGGCGTCACGTCGCTGTAGTGGGCGGTGGCGTGTCAGGCCTCGTTCTCGCGCGTGATCTCGCCCAAGCAGGGGTGCGGGTCACCGTCTTCGAAGCCGCGGAGCGCTGTGGCGGGAGAATTCAAGCTGCAGATATCCGTGGCACCGCCATCATCGACATTGGTGCAGAGGCCTTCGCGACTCGTGGCGGCGCGGTCGCCGCGCTGCTCGGCGAGCTGGGACTCGCCGATCGCGTAATCCGGCCCGCGCCACTGGGGTCTTGGCTTGTCGCGGGCAGCGATGGTGCCGCTGTGCCCCTTCCTCCTGCGGGCGCGATGGGAATTCCCGCCGCGCCGCTGGGACGCGACGCTCGCCGCGCTTTGGGCCTCGCAGGGAGCGTGCGCGCTGCGCTCGAACCGCTGCTACCCGCACGAGTGGGGAGCGGAAGCACCACGCTCGCGCAGCTCGTCCGAGTGCGTGCTGGGAAGGCGGTGCTGGATCGGCTCGTGCGCCCCGTGACTCTCGGGGTGTCCTCCGCGGCGCCCGAGCTGATCCCACTCACGAGCACCCGAGCGCTGACCGCTGAATACGCGCGGACAGGATCGCTGATTCGCGCTGCGGGCCGACTCCGTGACAGCGCAGCCGCCGCAGGGGGAGCCGTCGCGAGCTTGCGCGGTGGCATGTCTGAACTCATCACCGCGCTGGTCGCCGATTGCGTGGCGGCGGGCGTGACCATCCGCACGAGCGCGCCGATCCACTCACTCACGGACGTCGGAGACGCACTCGAAAGCTCGGAGTCCGCCGCTCCCGCCGGCACGCCAGGCGCCTGGGGCCCCACCGACATCGTGCTCGCCGTGCCGGAGCTGGCCGCCCGCGCGATCCTCGGACACCCCGTGGCTGAGATCGTGACCACCCCAGTCGAGGTGATCGCCCTCGCGCTGGCGGCTGACCACCCCGCAGTCCGTCCGCTCGCCGAGGCCCCGCGGGGCACCGGCGCCCTCGTCACCGCAGGGGGTCCGAACGATGTGATCACCGCGAAAGCCGTGACCCACATCACGCGCAAGTGGCCGGATGCCGACCGCAATGGCCCGGTCGGCGCATCGAGCGCAGGCATGGAGATCGTGCGTCTTTCGTATGGTCGTGCGGGATCCTCGCCTGAGACCGCGGCGCTCGACGATGCGGCAGCGCAGCGCCTCGCGCTGCGCGATGCCAGTCGGCTGCTCGGGACTGAACTTCCTAACACGGCCGTGCTCGGCTTCACCCGGCAGTCTTGGGGAATGCCGGTCCATGGCGACCGTCCCAAGCCGCAGCCACCAGCTGGCGTCCACCTCCTCGGCGACTGGATCTCCGGCGTTGGCCTCGCAACACTGATCCCGGCCGCTCGTGAGCTTGCACAGCAGCTGATGCGTGCCCCGGTGTCTCCGAGTGCGCGCTTCACCGGGGCCCCACGGCCCCACCACCAGATTTCCGAAAGGCACTGA
- the hemE gene encoding uroporphyrinogen decarboxylase has product MNDIRIPNPVPHADQLTHTLPGGTGPHTLPSAHPLVDGRTTAAPLVRALRGDRPAEVPVWFMRQAGRSLPEYRAIRAETRMLDACLDPAVASEITLQPVRRHGVDAAVFFSDIVVPLLLAGVEVDLVAGRGPVFETPVRTAADVARCRAEYPAERLRAALDPVRDAVALTVSALGETPLIGFAGAPFTLAAYLVEGGPSRDHLRARTLMHAEPETWHALLDWAAELSSVFLEAQVAAGASAVQLFDSWAGSLSAADYRAHVAPASQRTLAAVQSIGTAADSGPTVPTIHFAVGSRHLLEETAALGTSALGVDWRTPLDEASQILGDRLPLQGNLDPAFLGAPDEVLRAALSDVLRRGERAPGHVLNLGHGVPPETDPAVLTRIVELAHAR; this is encoded by the coding sequence ATGAACGACATCCGCATCCCCAACCCTGTCCCGCACGCCGATCAGCTGACACACACGCTGCCAGGAGGCACCGGCCCGCACACGCTTCCGAGCGCCCACCCGCTCGTTGACGGCCGTACTACCGCCGCACCGCTCGTGCGTGCGCTCCGCGGGGATCGCCCCGCCGAGGTGCCGGTCTGGTTCATGCGCCAAGCTGGGCGCTCGCTCCCCGAGTATCGTGCGATTCGCGCTGAGACCCGCATGCTCGACGCCTGCCTCGACCCGGCCGTTGCGAGTGAGATCACCCTGCAGCCGGTGCGTCGACATGGCGTCGACGCTGCCGTGTTCTTCAGCGATATCGTGGTGCCCCTCCTGCTTGCGGGCGTGGAGGTCGATCTCGTTGCCGGCCGTGGGCCCGTCTTCGAAACGCCGGTCCGCACTGCCGCAGACGTGGCCCGCTGCCGGGCCGAGTATCCCGCGGAGCGATTGCGCGCAGCGCTCGATCCTGTGCGCGACGCGGTGGCTCTCACCGTCAGTGCGCTCGGTGAGACGCCGCTCATTGGCTTCGCTGGAGCCCCGTTCACGCTCGCGGCATATCTCGTCGAAGGCGGCCCGTCACGCGATCACCTGCGGGCTCGCACGCTGATGCACGCCGAACCTGAGACCTGGCACGCCCTGCTCGACTGGGCGGCCGAGCTCAGCAGCGTCTTCCTCGAAGCGCAAGTCGCTGCGGGTGCCAGTGCAGTGCAGCTGTTCGACTCGTGGGCTGGATCCCTCAGCGCCGCCGACTATCGGGCCCATGTTGCCCCGGCATCGCAGCGCACACTCGCCGCCGTGCAGAGCATCGGCACTGCGGCAGACAGCGGCCCAACGGTGCCGACGATTCACTTTGCTGTCGGATCACGGCATCTACTTGAAGAGACAGCGGCGCTCGGCACCTCAGCTCTCGGCGTCGACTGGCGTACGCCACTCGATGAGGCGTCACAGATTCTGGGCGACCGACTCCCGCTGCAGGGCAACCTTGATCCCGCATTCCTCGGAGCGCCAGACGAAGTGCTGCGGGCGGCGCTCTCGGATGTGCTGCGACGTGGCGAGCGTGCTCCAGGCCACGTGCTCAACCTGGGGCACGGAGTGCCTCCTGAAACTGATCCGGCGGTGTTGACTCGGATCGTGGAGCTCGCGCATGCCCGATGA
- a CDS encoding glutamyl-tRNA reductase, which yields MLLCISLNHRASSLPLLESASRHSERIAASFASFAPGSALLATCNRFELYLDAPEHPSEASAEFTDAALQQFAVIAELPLAELTAAAEVAVDGAAARHLFAVASGLESAALGEDEIAGQVRRAHTTARAANTVTDGLERLFQTATRTSRSIRERTGIHSAGRSLVRLALVLAERRVPAWSEASIVLIGTGAYAGATVAALRDRGAKDILVHSPSGRAVAFAASHDLTAIAPENLDRALAEADLVIACSTTQDPLLHAADFARSGHTAAARTQSSSMGSGETESEARPQLLLDLGMPRNIDPEVAELPGIELLDLDTIARHAPVPELSAESEARELVEAAAAEFATDQAERIIGPTLAGLRGHVLSILEDELCRAHGGASATPGGEVETALRRFTGRLLHEPTTRLRALAREGKHAEAQAAANALFGVEA from the coding sequence ATGCTGCTTTGCATTTCCCTGAACCACAGGGCTTCATCGCTTCCGCTCCTCGAGTCGGCCTCGCGCCACTCCGAGCGGATTGCCGCATCGTTTGCGTCGTTTGCCCCCGGATCAGCGTTGCTTGCGACGTGCAATCGATTCGAGCTGTACCTCGACGCGCCGGAGCACCCCTCAGAGGCATCGGCCGAGTTTACCGACGCCGCACTCCAGCAATTTGCCGTGATCGCGGAGCTGCCACTTGCTGAGCTCACCGCTGCCGCCGAAGTCGCTGTAGACGGAGCCGCCGCGCGGCACTTGTTTGCGGTAGCCAGCGGGCTCGAGTCTGCAGCACTGGGTGAGGACGAAATTGCGGGCCAGGTGCGGCGCGCGCACACGACCGCGCGAGCGGCGAACACGGTCACCGACGGGCTGGAGCGATTGTTCCAGACGGCAACGCGGACGTCGCGATCGATTCGTGAACGCACGGGCATCCATTCAGCTGGGCGCTCGCTGGTGCGGCTCGCGCTGGTGCTTGCCGAGCGGCGCGTGCCCGCGTGGAGCGAGGCATCAATCGTGTTGATCGGCACGGGCGCCTATGCCGGTGCAACCGTCGCGGCCCTGCGTGACCGAGGCGCGAAAGACATCCTCGTGCACTCCCCCTCGGGCCGAGCCGTTGCCTTCGCAGCGTCGCACGATCTCACGGCGATCGCACCTGAGAATCTTGACCGGGCGCTGGCCGAGGCGGATCTCGTGATCGCGTGCAGCACCACACAGGATCCCTTGCTGCACGCAGCTGACTTTGCGCGATCCGGCCATACTGCTGCCGCACGCACTCAGTCCTCGAGCATGGGATCTGGCGAGACGGAGTCCGAGGCCCGGCCACAACTCCTGCTGGACCTGGGCATGCCACGCAATATCGACCCGGAAGTGGCTGAGCTTCCAGGGATTGAACTGCTGGATCTGGACACCATCGCGCGGCATGCGCCGGTGCCTGAATTGAGTGCGGAGTCCGAGGCACGCGAGCTGGTTGAGGCCGCCGCTGCCGAGTTCGCGACCGATCAGGCTGAGCGGATCATCGGCCCGACACTCGCCGGGCTTCGCGGGCACGTGCTGTCAATTCTCGAAGATGAACTGTGCCGCGCACACGGCGGCGCCAGCGCAACGCCAGGTGGGGAGGTTGAGACCGCACTGCGGCGCTTTACCGGCAGACTGCTCCACGAACCAACGACGCGACTTCGGGCCCTCGCGCGCGAGGGTAAACACGCCGAGGCCCAGGCGGCGGCTAACGCGCTGTTCGGCGTCGAGGCATAG
- a CDS encoding TetR/AcrR family transcriptional regulator, whose translation MAAPRVRKAPEERRSEILEEAARIALDEGLERITLREVAERLGVRPGLIGHYFPVIGDLVNAAFALAVSRERDRLFVPSGSPVERLAGFVRRVESAEARSLGRLWLNARHLARFAPGLAAAIAQQERLDEERLTALIEAGVVAGDFRAEHPAAACVRIWMAVDGLGAYANSPAVFEAGAYSAYDGFVGDVCAWTLGLEPGGLEAAVVG comes from the coding sequence GTGGCTGCGCCGCGCGTTCGGAAAGCTCCGGAAGAGCGGCGCTCCGAGATCCTCGAAGAAGCCGCCAGAATCGCGCTCGACGAGGGACTTGAGCGGATTACGCTGCGGGAGGTAGCCGAGCGCTTAGGGGTGCGGCCAGGGTTGATCGGCCACTACTTTCCAGTGATCGGGGATCTCGTCAATGCGGCATTCGCGTTGGCCGTGTCCCGTGAGCGAGATCGCTTGTTTGTGCCGTCTGGATCTCCGGTTGAGCGCTTGGCGGGGTTCGTGCGTCGAGTGGAAAGCGCTGAGGCTCGGAGTCTTGGCCGATTGTGGTTGAATGCGCGACACCTCGCACGATTTGCTCCCGGGCTCGCTGCTGCGATTGCTCAGCAAGAGCGCCTCGACGAAGAACGGCTGACCGCGCTGATCGAGGCGGGTGTCGTCGCCGGCGACTTCCGGGCGGAGCATCCCGCTGCCGCGTGTGTGCGGATCTGGATGGCGGTGGACGGCCTCGGCGCGTATGCGAACAGTCCAGCGGTGTTCGAGGCTGGCGCGTACAGCGCCTACGACGGATTCGTGGGTGACGTGTGCGCGTGGACGCTGGGACTCGAGCCTGGCGGCCTGGAGGCCGCAGTGGTAGGCTAA
- the smpB gene encoding SsrA-binding protein SmpB: MPKESGEKLIASNKKARHEYHIIDTYEAGMVLTGSEVKSLRMGRASLVDGYVFIERGEAWLDAAYIPEYLNGSWTNHRPRRKRKLLLHRQQIDKLYQKTREGGMTIVPLKLYFLDGRAKVEIALAKGKKEYDKRQTLRERQDTREAERAMRSRNQMGE; the protein is encoded by the coding sequence ATGCCAAAGGAATCCGGCGAAAAGCTGATTGCCTCGAACAAGAAGGCTCGGCATGAGTACCACATCATCGATACCTACGAGGCCGGGATGGTGCTCACCGGCAGCGAGGTGAAGTCCCTGCGCATGGGGCGTGCGTCGCTCGTCGACGGGTACGTGTTCATCGAGCGCGGGGAAGCCTGGCTTGATGCCGCTTACATTCCTGAATACCTGAACGGCTCGTGGACGAACCACCGCCCGCGGCGCAAGCGCAAACTGCTGTTGCACCGGCAGCAGATCGACAAGCTCTATCAGAAGACTCGCGAGGGCGGCATGACGATCGTGCCGCTGAAGCTGTACTTCCTGGATGGCCGCGCGAAAGTCGAAATCGCGCTTGCGAAGGGCAAGAAAGAATACGACAAGCGCCAGACGCTGCGCGAGCGGCAAGACACTCGCGAGGCTGAGCGGGCAATGCGCTCGCGCAACCAGATGGGGGAGTAG
- the ftsX gene encoding permease-like cell division protein FtsX translates to MRVGLVLGEVWNGLRRNMSVVISVILVTFVSLTFVGAAIIMQLQVQQMKTFWYDRAQVAVYLCTDYDQSATCAGTDAGEAEIAAVEEALKSDTLAPYVDDFFFVDHEQALEEFTKQFKGNPIVEITKADQLNQTFWIKLTDPDRSDIITETFSGIPGVQSVSDQRSLLDRIFLFLGVASYTAIAIAGLMLVAAMLLISTTIRLSAFSRRREIGIMRLVGASNRFIQTPFILEGIISALIGAVLASVASVSIVKFFVQGFLAKEIPFTSYITVEQSLIVPPVLILVSVLLSSIAAKIAITRYLRV, encoded by the coding sequence GGCTCGTGCTCGGCGAGGTATGGAACGGCCTGCGCCGCAACATGTCCGTGGTGATTTCCGTGATCCTGGTGACCTTTGTGTCGCTGACATTCGTGGGCGCCGCGATCATTATGCAGCTGCAAGTGCAGCAGATGAAAACGTTCTGGTACGACCGCGCTCAGGTGGCGGTCTACCTCTGCACTGACTACGACCAGAGCGCGACCTGCGCAGGCACCGACGCAGGTGAGGCTGAGATTGCCGCTGTGGAGGAAGCGCTGAAGTCTGACACGCTTGCGCCCTACGTCGACGACTTCTTCTTCGTCGACCACGAGCAGGCGCTCGAAGAATTCACGAAGCAGTTCAAGGGCAACCCCATCGTGGAGATCACGAAGGCTGACCAGCTGAATCAGACCTTCTGGATCAAGCTCACGGATCCAGACCGCTCCGACATCATTACTGAGACCTTCAGTGGGATTCCCGGAGTGCAGAGCGTTTCGGACCAGCGCAGCTTGCTCGACCGAATATTCCTGTTCCTCGGTGTCGCGAGTTACACCGCGATCGCGATAGCCGGGTTGATGCTCGTCGCCGCGATGCTGTTGATTTCGACCACGATCAGGCTCTCCGCGTTTTCGCGGCGCCGCGAGATCGGGATCATGCGCTTGGTTGGCGCGTCGAACCGCTTTATTCAGACTCCCTTTATTCTGGAGGGGATCATTTCGGCGCTCATCGGTGCAGTGCTTGCGAGCGTGGCATCCGTGTCGATCGTGAAGTTCTTCGTGCAGGGCTTCCTCGCGAAAGAGATCCCGTTCACGAGTTACATCACCGTGGAGCAGTCTCTGATTGTGCCTCCGGTGTTGATACTCGTGAGCGTCCTGCTGTCCTCGATCGCGGCGAAGATCGCGATCACCCGATATCTGCGGGTCTAA